The following are from one region of the Syngnathus typhle isolate RoL2023-S1 ecotype Sweden linkage group LG22, RoL_Styp_1.0, whole genome shotgun sequence genome:
- the slc30a2 gene encoding zinc transporter 2 produces MDVKASSSEKSQLIHDKNHKTYCERVHSSFPDPSERFPDLPLKNGGVAGNVDPKRLAGGHCHRRPVAVAAGGEDTMLAKKKLYLASAVCLVFMIGEIIGGYLAHSLAIMTDAAHLLTDLGSMLVSIFSLWISSRPATKNMTFGWHRSEILGAFLSVISIWMVTGVLVYLAIERIVRNDYEIEGRAMLLTSAFAVIVNIFMAYILHHSTTFHAHGRGYQHIDEAQSPQAPHSHSLLGGAHGSTSVRAAFIHVVGDLLQSVGVMVAAIIIYFRPEYKVVDPICTFLFSIFVLCTTFTILKDVFRVLMEGSPKGIEFKSVKEVLLSVESVRSVHSLHLWALTLGQTLASVHLAVDQDADSQSVLQEASELLRTKFGFHSVTIQVERYHSDMLSCQLCEDPLD; encoded by the exons ATGGATGTAAAGGCGTCAAGTTCGGAGAAGTCTCAGCTGATCCACGACAAAAACCACAAGACGTATTGCGAGCGCGTGCACAG TTCCTTCCCAGACCCCAGCGAGCGCTTCCCTGACCTCCCTCTCAAGAATGGCGGCGTGGCGGGCAACGTGGATCCCAAGCGGCTAGCCGGTGGCCACTGCCACCGCCGTCCGGTTGCAGTGGCCGCCGGCGGAGAAGACACCATGTTGGCTAAAAAGAAACTATACCTCGCATCTGCAGTATGCCTCGTCTTTATGATCGGCGAAATCATTG GAGGCTACCTTGCTCACAGCTTGGCCATCATGACTGACGCGGCCCACCTCTTGACTGACCTGGGCAGCATGCTGGTTAGCATCTTCTCCTTGTGGATCTCCTCCAGACCCGCCACCAAGAACATGACCTTCGGATGGCACCGCTCAG AGATCCTGGGTGCATTTTTATCCGTCATTTCCATCTGGATGGTGACGGGCGTGCTGGTCTACTTGGCCATCGAGAGGATTGTCCGCAACGACTATGAGATCGAGGGTCGCGCGATGCTGCTCACATCCGCCTTTGCGGTCATAGTGAACATCTT CATGGCGTACATCCTACATCACTCCACCACCTTCCACGCCCACGGCCGCGGCTACCAGCACATCGACGAGGCCCAAAGCCCCCAGGCCCCTCACAGCCATTCCCTCTTGGGCGGCGCCCACGGCAGCACCAGTGTCCGGGCGGCGTTCATCCACGTGGTCGGAGACCTGCTCCAAAGCGTCGGCGTCATGGTGGCCGCCATCATCATCTACTTTCGG CCTGAGTACAAAGTGGTCGATCCCATCTGCACCTTCCTCTTCTCCATTTTTGTTCTGTGCACTACTTTCACCATCCTCAAAGATGTCTTCAGGGTACTCATGGAAG gttctCCCAAAGGCATCGAGTTTAAGTCAGTGAAGGAAGTTCTGCTGTCGGTGGAGTCGGTCCGCTCGGTCCACTCGCTGCACCTCTGGGCTCTCACGCTGGGACAGACGCTGGCCTCCGTCCACCTGGCTGTCG ACCAAGACGCCGACTCACAATCGGTCCTGCAGGAGGCCTCGGAGCTTCTCCGTACCAAGTTCGGCTTCCACAGCGTCACCATTCAGGTGGAACGCTACCACAGCGACATGCTAAGCTGCCAACTCTGTGAGGACCCTTTAGACTGa